In a single window of the Raphanus sativus cultivar WK10039 chromosome 9, ASM80110v3, whole genome shotgun sequence genome:
- the LOC130500001 gene encoding uncharacterized protein LOC130500001 produces MWPKWDSEVDDVPAENIIKVMYDRRPWKWTMDCWEVTGTKPKFVTPSKRAKEMVVEEVEEDNQRPRKKARKEAPKEAPKEAREEAPTEATEEATEEAREEASWVTREELENMFKDLGDMMKEGFKKCIREIRKISDRLEAVEKKVGVTNQATPQAPETGVSKRRFEQDVAIQTGKRLRLKQVESTSPDGMELKK; encoded by the exons atgtggccaaaatgggactctgaggttgatgacgtgcccgcggagaacatcattaaagtgatgtatgatcggagaccgtggaagtggaccatggattgctgggaagtcactggtacaaaacccaagtttgtgactccatcgaaaagagccaaagagatggttgtggaggaggtggaggaagacaatcagagacctcggaagaaagctcgtaaagaggctcctaaagaggctcctaaagaggctagagaagaggctcctacagaggctacagaagaggctacagaagaggctagagaagaggctagttgggtgaccagagaggagttagaaaacatgttcaaggacttaggtgacatgatgaaagaggggtttaagaagtgcatcagggagattaggaagatctccgatagattggaagctgtggagaagaaggttggtgtcaccaatcaggctacccctcaagccccagaaaccggggttagtaaaa GAAGATTCGAACAGGACGTTGCTATCCAAACTGGAAAGAGGTTGAGACTAAAGCAAGTGGAGAGCACTTCACCAGATGGAATGGAGCTTAAGAAATAA
- the LOC130500002 gene encoding uncharacterized protein LOC130500002 encodes MNFPELPRRLYTLGEEPEPHNSISYHTDNTKLHTALREALTDAEFEELKESRLGVFIKFKEQGFGWASRLVHHLLGLKLDIKKKYEMWCLVGPEPARFSLLEFENITGLNCDYIEDLETPECEVTPQMVSFWEMMGVHREAGPSTDQIIAALKRCGDWSREDRKRLAYLSIFTGFIEGKKFSSATRATLARLVMDLERFENYPWGRVAFKVLMDSLWNKDITGCYTVDGFIQVLQVWAYEAIPGLGASIGLPRANSPSPPILAYDGSRGRRFM; translated from the exons ATGAACtt tccagaactcccccgtaggttatacacattaggggaagagccagaaccccacaatagcatttcgtatcatacggataacacgaagttgcatactgctcttagggaagctctcactgatgctgaatttgaagagctcaaggagtcgagattgggagttttcatcaagttcaaggagcagggatttggttgggcttcaaggctggttcaccacttgctcggtttaaagctggacattaagaagaagtacgagatgtggtgtctcgttggtccagaacctgcgaggttttcactgttagagtttgaaaacatcactggtctaaactgcgactacatcgaggaccttgagacaccagaatgtgaagttaccccacagatggtttctttctgggagatgatgggagttcatcgggaagctgggccaagtactgatcagataatagcagcactgaagagatgcggggattggtccagggaagatcgcaagcgactcgcgtacctttccatcttcactggattcattgaagggaaaaagttctcaagcgctacacgagctactctcgcaaggctagtgatggatttagaaaggtttgagaattatccatgggggagagtcgcgtttaaggtgctgatggactctttgtggaacaaagatattactggctgttacaccgtggatggctttatacaagttcttcaggtctgggcgtacgaagctattccgggattgggtgctagtattggtctacccagagcaaacagtccgtctccaccgattctggcttacgacggcagcagaggccgcagattcatg
- the LOC108823719 gene encoding E3 ubiquitin-protein ligase XBAT32, which yields MRFLSLVGNSFGCSASGERLVSAARDGDLQEAKALLDYNPRLARYSTFGVRNSPLHYSAAQGHHEIVSLLVESGVDINLRNYRGQTALMQACQHGHWEVVLILILFGANIHRTDYLNGGTALHLAALNGHPRCIRILLSEYIPSLPNCWSLLKSSNKSSSVSGFDRSVIQEVVNRAADGGITPLHVAALNGHIETVQLLLDLGASVTQVTVEDGTTIDLIGAGSTPLHYASCGGNTQCCQLLIGKGASLAAVNSNGWTPLMVARSWHRDWLEEVLNPTTDQPQSHPPKVPSPFLCLPLMSIVKIAQECGWRENDCLTPCRDPCAVCLERKCTVAADGCGHEFCTNCALYLSTTTTITSSKTTSQATPGSVPCPLCRYGIVSFTRLPDTTAITTTATSSRTSISLSSFCTCSSSSDVLDTALLTNAQQFSCNKPVVSRTGSRISQSVGSSSSFRSLSCHRFPPSLCLGGGSDVDEPQRRLMNGSYSRSGLGFRRSSSQVEGKRSWFSAFNHCVTAGGSAC from the exons ATGAGGTTCCTGAGCCTCGTCGGAAACTCGTTCGGTTGCTCCGCGTCCGGCGAACGATTAGTATCGGCCGCGAGAGACGGCGATCTACAAGAAGCCAAGGCTCTGTTGGATTACAACCCGAGGCTCGCTCGCTACTCCACCTTCGGCGTTCGTAACTCTCCTCTCCATTACTCCGCCGCTCAAGGCCACCACGag ATTGTTTCTCTGTTGGTGGAATCAGGTGTTGATATTAATCTCCGGAATTACCGTGGACAG ACGGCTTTGATGCAAGCTTGTCAACATGGTCATTGGGAGGTTGTTTTGATTCTCATTCTTTTTGGTGCCAAT ATTCACAGAACAGATTACCTAAACGGTGGGACTGCTCTGCATCTGGCGGCTCTTAATGGACACCCTCGGTGTATCAGGATCTTGCTTTCCGAGTATATACCAAGTCTCCCCAATTGCTGGAGCTTGTTGAAGAGTAGTAACAAATCCTCCTCTGTTTCTGGATTTGATCGAAG TGTAATTCAGGAAGTGGTAAACAGAGCAGCAGATGGAGGAATCACTCCTCTTCATGTGGCGGCTTTGAACGGACACATAGAGACGGTTCAGTTACTCTTGGATTTGGGAGCTTCTGTTACTCAGGTCACTGTGGAAGATGGGACCACTATAGATCTTATAGGTGCTGGGAGTACTCCTCTTCATTACGCTTCATGTGGAGGAAACACTCAGTGTTGCCAG CTTTTGATCGGCAAGGGTGCCTCTTTGGCTGCTGTAAACTCTAACGG ATGGACGCCATTGATGGTTGCTCGCTCATGGCACCGGGACTGGCTCGAAGAAGTCCTGAACCCAACCACAGATCAGCCACAAAGCCATCCACCAAAAGtcccttctcctttcctctgtcTTCCTCTAATGAGCATTGTCAAGATCGCCCA AGAATGTGGCTGGCGAGAAAACGATTGTCTAACACCATGTCGTGACCCTTGCGCCGTTTGTTTGGAAAGAAAATGCACCGTAGCTGCAGATG GATGTGGTCATGAGTTCTGCACAAACTGTGCGTTATACCTAAGCACCACCACAACCATAACATCCTCAAAGACAACATCACAAGCCACACCAGGCTCGGTCCCATGCCCTCTCTGTCGCTACGGCATTGTCTCTTTCACCAGACTCCCCGATACAACAGCAATAACTACTACAGCAACATCGTCGAGAACAAGCATCTCTTTGTCCTCCTTCTGCActtgctcctcctcctctgatGTGTTAGATACAGCTCTTCTTACCAACGCTCAACAGTTCAGTTGCAATAAACCGGTTGTTTCAAGAACCGGTTCTCGGATCTCACAGTCCGTTGGATCATCATCGTCGTTTCGGTCCCTTAGCTGCCATAGGTTTCCTCCAAGTCTCTGCCTCGGCGGTGGCTCGGATGTTGATGAACCGCAAAGACGGTTAATGAATGGATCGTATTCAAGATCCGGTTTAGGGTTCAGGCGGTCCTCGTCTCAGGTTGAAGGCAAACGTTCTTGGTTTTCTGCGTTTAACCATTGTGTTACTGCCGGTGGAAGTGCTTGCTAA